In Helicobacter sp. 12S02232-10, the following proteins share a genomic window:
- a CDS encoding YebC/PmpR family DNA-binding transcriptional regulator, with translation MGRAFEYRRAAKEKRWDKMSKIFPKLAKAITVAAKEGGTDPEMNAKLRTAIANAKSQNMPKDNIDAAIKRAAGKDGIFSEITYEGKASNGVLIFIECTTDNPTRTIANIKSYFNKTPGASIVPNGSLEFMFSRKSVFEFEKQAVDSIGIQSDELELSLIDYGLEELENIQTEEGEILVAYGDYSDFGKLGEGFEKLGINIKKALLKRIPNNPISLDEAQLSELEKLLDKIEEDDDVQAVYTNVN, from the coding sequence ATGGGAAGAGCATTTGAATATCGCAGAGCAGCCAAAGAAAAACGATGGGATAAAATGAGTAAAATTTTTCCCAAACTTGCCAAAGCAATCACAGTAGCAGCAAAAGAGGGAGGAACTGACCCAGAAATGAATGCCAAACTACGCACTGCTATTGCGAATGCAAAATCTCAAAATATGCCAAAAGATAATATTGATGCAGCCATCAAAAGGGCTGCAGGAAAAGATGGAATATTTTCAGAGATCACATATGAAGGAAAGGCTAGCAATGGTGTCTTAATTTTTATAGAATGCACAACCGACAACCCCACAAGAACCATAGCAAATATCAAAAGCTACTTCAATAAAACCCCCGGAGCTTCTATTGTTCCAAACGGATCTTTAGAATTTATGTTTTCAAGAAAAAGCGTGTTTGAATTCGAAAAACAAGCTGTCGATTCCATAGGAATTCAGTCGGACGAATTGGAACTAAGTCTCATTGATTATGGCTTGGAAGAACTTGAAAACATTCAAACAGAAGAAGGGGAAATCCTTGTAGCATATGGAGATTATAGTGATTTTGGAAAACTAGGGGAAGGATTTGAAAAACTAGGGATAAACATCAAAAAAGCTCTGTTAAAAAGAATTCCCAATAATCCCATTTCTCTTGATGAAGCCCAACTAAGCGAACTAGAAAAGCTTTTGGACAAAATTGAAGAAGATGATGATGTCCAAGCTGTCTATACAAATGTAAATTAA
- the rsmD gene encoding 16S rRNA (guanine(966)-N(2))-methyltransferase RsmD, with product MKNKSTIKIIAGKFKGTHLEMPPSTITRSSKSILKESLFNVLGQDIVGSCFIEAFAGIGSIGLEALSRGANEALFFEQNPNSFQVLKKNISQFYSKDPSIIAKSFLGDTFELLPQAIKKNDTKKIIYLDPPFNTRENCADIYEKCVSLLQSILNSNLFLVIFEHLSNYKLPENIAHFSIIRQKKFGKSSLSYYALSQNIKETNG from the coding sequence ATGAAAAATAAATCCACAATCAAAATCATCGCAGGCAAATTCAAAGGGACTCATTTAGAAATGCCTCCTTCCACAATCACGCGTTCAAGTAAATCCATTCTTAAAGAATCCTTATTTAACGTCCTTGGACAAGATATTGTTGGGAGCTGCTTTATCGAAGCTTTCGCAGGAATTGGTTCAATCGGATTGGAAGCCTTAAGCAGAGGCGCAAACGAAGCTTTATTTTTTGAGCAAAATCCAAATTCCTTTCAAGTGCTAAAAAAAAATATTTCCCAGTTTTACTCAAAAGATCCCTCTATTATTGCCAAAAGTTTCTTGGGAGATACATTTGAGTTGCTTCCTCAAGCCATCAAAAAAAACGATACTAAAAAAATCATCTACCTTGATCCCCCATTTAATACCAGAGAAAACTGCGCAGACATTTATGAAAAATGCGTTTCATTATTGCAGTCAATTTTAAATTCAAACTTATTTTTAGTTATTTTTGAGCATTTAAGCAATTATAAATTACCTGAAAATATTGCGCATTTTAGTATAATAAGACAAAAAAAATTTGGCAAAAGCTCATTGAGTTATTACGCCTTATCTCAAAATATAAAGGAAACCAATGGCTGA
- a CDS encoding ABC transporter permease, translated as MSFLRVLLEEFRAIFTNISVVFVVVVGSLLYAFLYPSPYKNDIVDSQKIAVVDLDNSSLSKELIFLVHSTPQVDVDYVLFSMKKAKELLEKGEIYGILEIPNGFESDVYRGIPSNLSYFANASYFLIYGAVIDGIIRATGELSDKIKLWRVFLEGGSKVKDTNLIERDSIPLFNPSVGYINYALAAILVFILHQTMIAGAGILGATQNQKNLAGIQGYWNRASALKLVLARVCAFSMIYIVFFLFYFGFLFQMYGIHIGADIVSYWCFALVFIFCCASFGVLLGLLVKKPAIPTQIILISSLPLIFMMGFIWPVELLPSFIVGFVHFIPAFHGINAFVRMNQMGADLSLVMDHFYWLLGLCICSIILCVGIITNRRKAEYLRG; from the coding sequence ATGAGTTTTTTAAGGGTTCTACTTGAAGAGTTTAGGGCAATATTTACAAATATTTCCGTTGTTTTTGTCGTAGTGGTGGGTTCGCTTTTATATGCTTTTTTGTATCCTTCCCCTTATAAAAACGATATTGTGGATTCTCAAAAAATTGCCGTTGTTGATCTAGATAATAGCTCTTTGTCTAAAGAGTTGATTTTTTTAGTTCATTCAACCCCGCAAGTTGATGTTGATTATGTACTTTTTTCAATGAAAAAGGCAAAAGAGCTTTTGGAAAAAGGGGAAATTTATGGAATTTTGGAGATCCCTAATGGGTTTGAGTCTGATGTATATAGAGGTATTCCAAGTAATTTGAGTTATTTTGCCAATGCATCGTATTTTTTGATTTATGGAGCTGTGATTGATGGGATTATTCGGGCTACAGGGGAGCTTTCTGATAAAATCAAACTTTGGAGAGTTTTTTTAGAAGGAGGTAGCAAGGTTAAGGATACGAATTTGATTGAGAGAGATTCCATTCCTTTGTTTAATCCAAGTGTGGGTTATATAAATTATGCTTTGGCAGCTATTTTAGTTTTTATTTTGCATCAAACAATGATTGCAGGAGCTGGGATACTGGGTGCAACTCAAAATCAAAAGAATCTTGCAGGCATTCAAGGATATTGGAATAGGGCTTCTGCTTTAAAGCTTGTGTTAGCTAGAGTATGTGCTTTTTCTATGATTTATATTGTGTTTTTTTTATTTTATTTTGGATTTTTGTTCCAAATGTATGGAATCCACATTGGCGCAGATATCGTTTCGTATTGGTGCTTTGCTTTGGTATTTATTTTTTGTTGCGCTAGCTTTGGTGTTTTGCTTGGATTGCTTGTAAAAAAACCTGCGATTCCCACGCAAATCATTTTGATTTCTTCTTTACCTTTGATTTTTATGATGGGTTTTATTTGGCCTGTTGAGTTGCTTCCAAGCTTTATAGTTGGATTTGTTCATTTTATTCCAGCTTTTCATGGTATCAATGCTTTTGTAAGAATGAACCAAATGGGGGCGGATCTGTCTTTAGTAATGGATCATTTTTATTGGTTGCTAGGGTTGTGCATTTGTTCCATTATTTTATGTGTGGGGATTATAACCAACAGAAGAAAAGCGGAGTATTTGCGTGGATAG
- a CDS encoding ABC transporter permease: MNSFKKQIQSLWHNKFLGIICFVLPLFLGFLVYSIFYMELPKKLPIGIVDQDKSTLSAEIKFSLNATSTLNIVRVYNSLRGAKSDLSSGKIYALVVIPEGLERNTKIDVKTKIPFYYNAQFVLIGKSIDSAFLQVIATINAKMNVAKGLAKKSNLNSAKSLAMPIVSKIHALYNPNNSYAQFLLTLILPCMWQILAALGMLNLLEKASGIKDVIAGFVINVVIFSLWGIGMLKSFQALGYALNGDYNILFLGILMMTGGISGMVICFQSILRDCTKTVSVIAAYTAPSLAFAGITYPQSSMDGFALFWSHILPISYFMKLYLQQANYGLDAAYSLKIIVQMLPFLLFFPLGLLIYRLRAGK, encoded by the coding sequence ATGAATAGTTTTAAAAAACAGATCCAATCTTTGTGGCACAATAAGTTCTTGGGGATAATTTGTTTTGTTTTACCATTGTTTTTAGGGTTTTTAGTCTATAGTATTTTTTATATGGAGCTTCCTAAAAAACTCCCCATTGGGATAGTTGATCAAGATAAAAGCACTTTGAGTGCAGAGATAAAATTTAGTCTCAATGCAACCTCTACACTAAACATTGTCCGAGTTTATAATTCTTTACGTGGGGCAAAAAGCGATTTGAGCAGTGGTAAAATTTATGCTCTTGTAGTCATTCCTGAAGGATTGGAACGCAATACGAAAATAGATGTTAAGACAAAAATTCCTTTTTATTATAATGCTCAATTTGTATTGATTGGAAAATCAATAGATAGTGCTTTTTTGCAAGTGATTGCAACTATAAATGCCAAAATGAATGTTGCAAAGGGATTGGCAAAGAAATCTAATTTAAATAGTGCGAAATCTTTAGCGATGCCTATTGTTTCTAAAATTCACGCGCTTTATAATCCCAATAATAGCTATGCGCAGTTTTTACTGACATTAATTTTACCTTGTATGTGGCAGATTTTGGCAGCTTTGGGGATGCTTAACTTATTGGAAAAGGCTTCTGGGATTAAGGATGTGATTGCTGGATTTGTAATAAATGTCGTTATCTTTTCATTATGGGGAATTGGAATGCTGAAGTCTTTTCAGGCTTTGGGTTATGCTTTGAATGGGGATTATAATATTTTATTTTTAGGGATTTTAATGATGACAGGAGGCATCAGTGGTATGGTGATTTGCTTCCAATCGATTTTGCGTGATTGCACAAAAACCGTTAGTGTTATTGCAGCTTATACTGCTCCAAGTTTGGCATTTGCAGGGATTACTTATCCTCAGAGTAGTATGGATGGGTTTGCATTGTTTTGGAGCCATATTTTACCGATTTCATATTTTATGAAGCTTTATTTGCAGCAGGCTAATTATGGGCTTGATGCTGCATATAGTTTAAAAATTATTGTGCAGATGTTGCCATTTTTACTCTTTTTCCCTTTGGGATTATTGATCTATCGTTTGAGGGCGGGAAAATGA
- the hemB gene encoding porphobilinogen synthase, producing MFKRLRRLRLNQNLRELVKETRLDIRDFIYPLFAIEGSQIKNEISSMPGVYQMSPDEILQECQELKKLGIYHILLFGIPAHKDSCGSEALSDQGIVSKTIRTIKEKHPDITITADLCFCEYTDHGHCGIIDPKLKTVDNDATLEILAQQAIVLCSSGADIIAPSTMMDGMVLTIRNALDAAGFCHIPIMSYSTKFSSAYYGPFREAAQSAPGFGDRKSYQEDPANRREAILESLNDEVEGADILMVKPALAYLDIVRDIRERTLLPLAVYNVSGEYSMLKMAQKSGIIDYEKVMIETMLSFKRAGADIIISYHTKEVAKYLSQIK from the coding sequence TATCAGAGACTTTATCTATCCTCTTTTTGCAATTGAAGGAAGTCAAATCAAAAATGAAATCTCTTCAATGCCAGGTGTTTATCAAATGAGTCCAGATGAAATACTGCAAGAATGCCAAGAGCTTAAAAAACTAGGAATTTATCATATCTTATTATTTGGAATTCCTGCACATAAAGATTCTTGCGGGAGTGAAGCATTGAGTGATCAGGGAATCGTGTCCAAAACTATCCGTACCATCAAAGAAAAACATCCCGACATTACAATCACGGCAGATTTATGCTTTTGCGAATACACAGATCACGGACATTGTGGCATTATTGATCCTAAACTAAAAACAGTAGATAACGATGCGACTCTTGAAATCTTAGCCCAACAAGCTATCGTTTTATGCAGTAGTGGTGCAGACATTATTGCTCCTAGTACAATGATGGATGGTATGGTTTTGACAATTAGAAATGCGCTTGATGCAGCAGGATTTTGTCACATCCCCATTATGAGTTATTCAACAAAATTTTCCAGCGCTTATTATGGTCCCTTTCGAGAAGCCGCCCAATCGGCTCCAGGTTTTGGGGATAGAAAAAGTTATCAAGAAGATCCAGCAAACCGCAGAGAAGCCATACTTGAAAGCCTTAATGATGAGGTCGAAGGGGCTGATATATTGATGGTTAAGCCCGCCTTAGCTTATCTTGATATCGTCAGAGATATTAGAGAAAGAACGCTCTTGCCTTTGGCAGTCTATAATGTCAGCGGGGAATATTCAATGCTTAAAATGGCTCAAAAATCAGGAATCATTGATTATGAAAAGGTAATGATTGAAACGATGCTGAGTTTCAAACGAGCAGGAGCAGATATCATTATCAGTTATCACACCAAAGAAGTTGCAAAGTATTTATCACAAATCAAATAA
- a CDS encoding AzlD domain-containing protein, whose translation MMHSIVMVLVIALATILTRALPFVIFNSKRRAPDFLLYLGKVLPGAIVGMLIVYCLKKTDIASIPYGLNEIAAFLCVALLQCLFKMSILSIVAGTLLYMYLVQSAVLEKLLT comes from the coding sequence ATGATGCATTCAATTGTTATGGTGTTGGTGATTGCCTTAGCGACTATTTTGACACGTGCTTTGCCTTTTGTAATTTTTAATTCTAAGCGACGCGCACCTGATTTTTTGCTTTATTTAGGAAAGGTTTTACCTGGGGCGATTGTGGGGATGTTGATTGTGTATTGTTTGAAGAAAACAGATATTGCAAGTATCCCTTATGGATTGAATGAGATAGCAGCTTTCTTATGCGTTGCACTTTTGCAGTGTTTATTTAAAATGTCTATTTTAAGCATTGTGGCAGGGACGCTTTTATATATGTATTTGGTTCAGAGTGCTGTACTTGAGAAGCTTTTGACATAA
- the lepA gene encoding translation elongation factor 4: MAEIQHIRNFSIIAHIDHGKSTLADRLIQECGGVSEREMMSQIMDTMDIEKERGITIKAQSVRLTYKLDGISYVLNLIDTPGHVDFSYEVSRSLSSCEGVLLVVDASQGVEAQTIANVYIALENNLEIIPAINKIDLPAADPIAVAEDIENTIGIDCSDVLCVSAKSGVGIKELLERIVRQIPPPNGEENAPTKALIYDSWFDNYLGALALVRLKDGKIVTGQEVLVMNTGKKHEVLGLYYPHPVHKVATKEIKCGEIGIISLGLKSVTDMAVGDTITDAKNPVASPIDGFMPAKPFVFAGIYPIDTDKFEELRDALNKLRLNDSALSFEPETSVALGFGFRVGFLGLLHMEVVKERLEREFGLDLIATAPTVVYEVVLTDGSKVFVQNPSELPPEQKIASIKEPYVRASIITPSEYLGNIITLLSNRRGVQEKMEYLNQSRVMLVYALPSNEIVMDFYDKLKSCTKGYASFDYEPIEYKEGNLVKLDVRVAGEIVDALSVIVDRDKSYEKGKSLVESMKEIIPRQLFEVAIQASVGNKVIARETVKSMGKNVTAKCYGGDITRKRKLLEKQKEGKKRMKAIGKVELPQEAFLTVLKID; the protein is encoded by the coding sequence ATGGCTGAGATACAACATATACGGAATTTTTCCATTATTGCCCATATTGATCATGGTAAAAGCACGCTTGCAGATCGCTTGATTCAGGAATGTGGCGGGGTTAGTGAGCGCGAAATGATGAGTCAGATTATGGATACGATGGATATTGAGAAAGAACGGGGTATTACAATAAAGGCACAATCGGTTCGTTTGACTTACAAACTTGATGGGATTAGTTATGTGTTGAATCTCATCGATACTCCCGGACACGTGGATTTCAGTTATGAAGTTTCGCGATCTTTGAGTTCTTGCGAAGGGGTTTTATTGGTGGTAGATGCCTCTCAGGGTGTGGAAGCTCAAACGATTGCAAATGTTTATATCGCCCTTGAAAATAATTTGGAAATTATTCCTGCCATTAATAAGATTGATTTACCTGCTGCAGATCCGATTGCAGTGGCAGAAGACATAGAAAATACAATTGGCATTGATTGTTCAGATGTTCTTTGTGTAAGTGCTAAAAGTGGTGTAGGCATTAAAGAACTGCTTGAAAGAATCGTGCGTCAGATCCCTCCTCCAAACGGAGAAGAAAATGCCCCGACAAAGGCTCTGATATATGATTCTTGGTTTGATAATTATTTGGGAGCACTTGCTCTTGTTCGTCTAAAAGATGGAAAAATTGTTACAGGACAGGAAGTATTGGTGATGAATACAGGAAAAAAACACGAAGTTTTGGGTTTGTATTACCCTCATCCTGTCCATAAGGTCGCCACTAAAGAGATAAAATGTGGAGAAATCGGGATTATTTCACTAGGGCTTAAAAGCGTTACGGATATGGCCGTAGGAGATACGATAACTGATGCTAAAAATCCTGTTGCAAGTCCTATAGATGGCTTTATGCCTGCCAAACCGTTTGTCTTTGCAGGGATTTATCCTATTGATACCGATAAGTTTGAGGAGTTGCGTGATGCGCTCAATAAGCTTCGACTTAATGATTCGGCACTAAGTTTTGAACCTGAAACAAGTGTCGCTTTAGGCTTTGGATTCCGCGTGGGTTTTTTGGGACTACTGCATATGGAAGTTGTTAAAGAAAGATTGGAAAGAGAGTTTGGTCTTGATCTGATTGCTACTGCTCCGACTGTTGTGTATGAGGTGGTTTTGACAGATGGTTCAAAAGTGTTTGTTCAAAATCCCAGCGAACTTCCGCCTGAGCAAAAAATCGCCTCTATCAAAGAACCTTATGTAAGGGCTTCCATCATTACGCCAAGTGAATATTTGGGTAATATTATCACGCTTTTGTCTAATCGTCGTGGTGTTCAAGAAAAGATGGAATACCTCAATCAATCGCGTGTTATGCTTGTTTATGCTCTTCCAAGTAATGAAATTGTAATGGATTTTTATGATAAATTGAAGTCTTGCACAAAAGGGTATGCAAGTTTTGATTATGAACCGATTGAATATAAAGAGGGAAATCTTGTAAAACTTGATGTGCGCGTTGCAGGAGAGATCGTAGATGCGCTTTCTGTTATTGTTGATAGGGATAAGTCTTATGAAAAGGGAAAATCATTAGTGGAGTCAATGAAAGAAATTATCCCTAGACAGCTTTTTGAAGTTGCCATTCAAGCAAGCGTGGGCAATAAAGTCATTGCTCGTGAAACGGTGAAATCAATGGGCAAAAATGTAACTGCGAAGTGTTATGGGGGAGATATTACAAGAAAAAGAAAACTCTTGGAAAAACAAAAAGAAGGTAAAAAAAGAATGAAAGCCATCGGAAAAGTTGAGCTTCCTCAAGAAGCATTTTTGACAGTCCTTAAAATTGATTGA
- the fliL gene encoding flagellar basal body-associated protein FliL: protein MAEEKENTEQQTQKKSKTLLFIIIGVVILMIIIGGIVAMAMLSGGNEDSQEQSPQSTPAPQNIQKKSLSSTSRQSDYMNIGPLYAIPQPFIVNLVTQSGRRYLKASITLELSNQKLQNEINAKATIIQDTIIEILSSKSIEEIATTKGKDRLKDEIASRINDFLIDGYIKNVFFTDFVIQ, encoded by the coding sequence ATGGCTGAAGAAAAAGAAAATACTGAGCAACAGACTCAAAAGAAAAGTAAAACACTACTTTTTATCATTATTGGAGTCGTCATTCTTATGATAATCATAGGAGGGATTGTAGCTATGGCTATGCTTAGCGGGGGCAATGAAGATTCTCAAGAGCAATCACCCCAATCAACACCAGCACCTCAAAATATTCAGAAAAAATCTTTAAGTTCGACCTCTAGGCAATCTGACTATATGAATATAGGACCTCTTTATGCGATTCCTCAGCCATTTATAGTTAATCTCGTAACCCAAAGTGGCAGAAGATACCTTAAAGCCTCCATTACGCTCGAACTCAGCAATCAAAAGCTTCAAAACGAAATCAATGCTAAAGCCACCATCATTCAAGACACTATCATTGAGATCCTCTCATCAAAATCCATTGAAGAGATCGCAACCACAAAAGGTAAAGACAGATTAAAAGATGAAATCGCAAGTCGCATTAATGATTTTTTAATAGACGGGTATATCAAAAATGTCTTTTTTACAGATTTTGTGATCCAATGA
- a CDS encoding AzlC family ABC transporter permease, producing MLGYLFMGVAFGVLLQKNGYDFVWAFFMATFIYAGAMQFVAVGLLAAGTGIWSVFLLSLMVNARQIFYGVGMLGAFAKMGKKLPYMIHSLTDETFALLNIKKPSAGIDKTYFMFFIALLNHIYWIIGCVSGALIGSKIVFDTQGIDFIMTAIFIVIFIDQWKATSNHIPAIIGIFGSLGCLLLFGADYFLLPSMILMTFILGLLKNKLE from the coding sequence ATGCTGGGTTATCTTTTTATGGGAGTGGCTTTTGGGGTGTTGCTACAGAAAAATGGCTATGATTTTGTTTGGGCATTTTTTATGGCAACATTTATTTATGCTGGTGCGATGCAATTTGTGGCTGTGGGTTTATTGGCCGCAGGAACAGGGATTTGGAGCGTATTTTTATTGTCTTTGATGGTGAATGCGAGGCAGATATTTTATGGAGTGGGTATGTTGGGCGCATTTGCTAAGATGGGAAAGAAGTTGCCATATATGATCCATTCGCTTACTGATGAAACTTTTGCACTTTTAAATATTAAAAAACCTTCTGCAGGAATTGATAAAACTTATTTTATGTTTTTTATCGCACTTTTAAATCACATCTATTGGATTATCGGGTGTGTTAGTGGGGCATTGATAGGCTCTAAAATCGTTTTTGATACACAGGGTATCGACTTTATTATGACAGCTATTTTTATCGTGATATTTATTGATCAATGGAAAGCAACTTCCAATCATATTCCTGCAATTATAGGTATTTTTGGAAGTCTTGGCTGTTTGCTTTTGTTTGGAGCGGATTATTTTTTACTTCCCTCAATGATTTTAATGACTTTTATTTTAGGTTTGTTGAAAAATAAATTGGAGTAA
- the acpS gene encoding holo-ACP synthase: MIGIDIVSICRIEKNLQKYGEDFLKKFLSSEEINLLRTSSGFKSSSVAGFWAAKEACSKALGVGISDELRFFDIHLSKTPKNAPIIKLEPSKNNAFQIKSIDLSISHDGGFAIAAVIVNKIQ; the protein is encoded by the coding sequence ATGATTGGAATTGATATCGTCTCCATTTGCCGTATTGAAAAAAATCTTCAAAAATACGGCGAGGATTTTTTGAAAAAATTTCTTTCATCAGAAGAAATTAATCTTTTAAGAACCTCATCAGGCTTTAAATCTTCTAGTGTAGCAGGTTTTTGGGCTGCAAAAGAAGCTTGTTCCAAAGCTTTGGGCGTAGGAATAAGCGATGAACTCAGGTTTTTTGACATTCATTTATCAAAAACACCTAAAAATGCCCCTATCATCAAGCTTGAACCCAGCAAAAACAATGCTTTTCAAATCAAATCCATTGATCTAAGTATTAGTCACGATGGAGGATTTGCAATTGCTGCTGTAATTGTCAATAAAATTCAATGA
- a CDS encoding efflux RND transporter periplasmic adaptor subunit, giving the protein MKKNIQILLVGIFGLGILIWLGITFYLAYKPKPQILQGQIGAREYSVSSKLAGRIDQVFVKKGDKVKKGDLIYTIKSPELEAKLTQAEAGYEAAKAVSDETQKGARVETIVSARDLWESSKAMADLAEKTYKRIQGLYDNGVASLQRRDEAYAAYKSAKYNESTAYQQYKIALDGASAETKKAAAEKERAAEGQVNEVKAYIKDVEAYSPIDGEVSNILLYSGELSPSGFPVVLVVDIKDAWLKLSIPESYLENFQVGQKFQGYIPALGKNVNFKVNYVSVMGDFATWKATSSTESYDMKSFEIEAKPIGEIEGLRVGMSVVVKLEEK; this is encoded by the coding sequence ATGAAAAAAAATATTCAGATTTTATTGGTTGGGATTTTTGGGCTTGGTATTTTAATATGGCTAGGAATTACGTTTTATCTTGCCTATAAGCCTAAACCCCAGATTTTGCAAGGACAAATCGGGGCTAGAGAATATAGCGTGAGTTCCAAGCTTGCAGGCAGAATAGACCAAGTCTTTGTAAAAAAGGGGGACAAGGTTAAAAAAGGGGATTTGATTTATACTATTAAAAGCCCTGAACTTGAAGCAAAACTCACTCAAGCAGAAGCCGGTTATGAGGCTGCAAAGGCTGTGAGCGATGAGACTCAAAAAGGCGCAAGGGTAGAAACTATTGTTTCTGCTAGGGATTTATGGGAGAGTTCAAAGGCTATGGCAGATTTGGCGGAAAAAACTTACAAGAGGATTCAAGGGCTTTATGACAATGGCGTGGCAAGTTTGCAAAGAAGAGATGAAGCATACGCCGCTTACAAAAGTGCCAAATACAATGAAAGCACCGCTTACCAGCAATATAAGATTGCTTTAGATGGAGCAAGCGCAGAGACCAAAAAAGCTGCAGCAGAGAAAGAGAGAGCTGCTGAGGGGCAAGTGAATGAGGTAAAAGCTTACATTAAAGATGTGGAAGCATATTCACCAATTGATGGAGAAGTCAGTAATATTTTGCTTTATAGTGGGGAGCTTAGTCCTAGCGGATTTCCAGTTGTGCTTGTAGTAGATATAAAAGATGCTTGGCTTAAACTCAGTATTCCGGAATCGTATCTTGAAAACTTTCAAGTGGGACAAAAATTTCAGGGCTATATACCCGCTTTGGGAAAAAATGTTAATTTTAAGGTCAATTATGTTTCTGTTATGGGTGATTTTGCAACTTGGAAAGCAACCTCAAGCACTGAGAGTTATGATATGAAGAGTTTTGAAATTGAGGCCAAACCCATAGGAGAGATCGAAGGATTACGGGTTGGAATGAGTGTAGTTGTCAAGTTAGAAGAGAAATGA